The genome window TCGACCAAGCCGACGGCAAGATAGTCAACATCGCTCGAATCGACGCACGTCAACTCGAAGGATTCCAGTGGCGCGGATCCAGCGGTTTGACTGGAGGTGCCAGATGCCTTCGCGAGGCTCAGATTGCCGACATCTGCGCTGTTATCCCAGATATAGATGTCATAGTCGGTCGGAATGGCGGCATCCCAATCGCTCCAGCGCAGACCGGTACTCCAGCCACAGTAGAACTCGAAGACTTCGTCGCCTGGCGCAAAGTCGAGCCAGCCGTTGGCATTGGTGTCGGCCCACGGGCCGTGCCAGTAGCGTCCCCCGGCGAAGTTCCCCGCAGCACTGATCCATGTCATGCCTTTGGAGACGGCGTAGGCGACGACGTCGGCGGCCGGGCCGGTTCCGTCACCGGGTCCGTCATAGGACCACGTAAGGGAATGCGACACGATCTTCACGCCCTGCGCAGCGAAGTAGTCGAGTACGGTCTCGTAATCGCCGGGAGTCGCCGCAGTTGCGAGGTAGAGGCCGGCGCCGGGAGCCATCTCGTGGACGATCTCGACGACTGCCGTCCCGTGCTGGGATCCAGGGGATGCAGTCCAGATATCGCACGCGACCCCACTCGACCAGCAGGCCACGCCTGCCGGGGCCGGCACCTCACCGGCACTCTGGGCAGGATCCCAAACGGCAGAGTCGAAGAAGTCGATAATCCCGATCTTCACTCCGGCCCCGCTGTACCCCCCAAGATGCCAGACATCGGCGCGCGTCTTTGCGACCTCCTCACCCACGACCGAAGCCGCCAACGCGATTGCACTGCTTGGCGAAATCGCCGGCGAGGAGAGGGGGACCGCACGGGGCGGCAGTACGACGCTCTGCACGCCGGCCATGTGCTCGAGGACGCCGACACTCGTGGCAGGTACGAAGGCTTCCACGAGGCCCGAACCGATCTCCCGATAGACGATCGCGTCCACCGCCCGGAGAGACGCATGCATGGCGGCCGCATCGAGGCTGTGCTGGACATCGACGAGAATCCGGTTCCCTGAAACGGACAAGCCCACTCCCGTCGGCCGGCCGGTCGCGACACGCGCGACGGCCTCCCTCAGAGCCGAGTTCGCGATCTCAGGCGGGAACGACTCCGATGATCTCGGTGAGAACCGACCGAGTTCAGACTTGTGGCCCGTGGTCATCGGTTGTGGGGGAACCTCGGCCCCTCGCGCGGGCGCCGGAGGCACAACACCCCACAAGGCGAGAGAAAGCGCAACCAGACCGACGAGAAGGTTTACACACGGTGAACGAGTGCGCATGCCAGACCTGGTTCCTCCACTGTCAGGGAGCGTCGTTTTGAAGGGTGGCACTCCTACCTCTTGTCCGTGCGATCGCGCCAGTCGCCATGACCACTCGCCTCGCGCGATTTCTCACTCTACGACGTACTTCGTCTCAAACGGTGACATTCTGTAGGTTCTGTCGGCGATGTGACGCACCTGCCACCTCCGGGCGGAGCAAGGAGTCACGTTTCGCCGGAGCCATGGCAAGGACGCTTGGCGACGTACCGTACTTGTTCGCCGGTGAGGCGGACAAAGTCGCAGTTGCCGTGTTGGAGTTGAAGGAATCGGTGGTCGGTGTCGCCTTCTCCCATATGTTCGTGTCGGCTGCCACGTTGCTCTATCGACAGAAGTGCCGTGTTTCTGCGAACACTGCGTACTTGCCGGCCAACAAGATTCACCGACCGGGCGATTCGCGCCTCACCACGTGGTGCGCGTACACACCATTCGTCGGTTTGTTACTCCTCACGTGAAGGCGGAGAGCGCCGCAAAGGTTGTCTGTCGAGGCACTGGGTGTCACCACCACCAGGTGTCGTGGGCTTCGGGCTCCGGCGCTTCCTTGGCGGCCCTTTTCAAGCGCCGCAGCCGACTGCCAAAGACAGCCACAACGAGCAGGACAAACAGCACCAGCGCCACAGCTGCCGCGATCGATTCCGAGCCGATTGAAGTAGTCACGCGGCCTCGAACGAAGATCTTGACCTGTGCAGGAACCGTCGTCACGTCGGTCTCGTCGGGACCGACGATGATCGTCCAGACCCCGGAACGCGAGAAGGACAGGTTCGTCTCGTACACACCAACGTATGTCTGTCGCATCTTGGGCCGGAACGGCAACGACATACCAGAGTCGTCCCGCACTTCCAGCAGTTCATCCGGGTAATCGACGTTCACCGGCTCATCGGCCTCGTCGAGGACCGTGACACGCACTTGGACGAGGTGATCGGGTTGCGGATTACGGTTTCCCACGGTGACGATGATCGTCTGCGGCGACCCGGCCGCAAGGGCCGGACTGGCCGACAGGACGGCGAGTGAGAGGGCTATTCCGAAGCCGATCCTGGGCACGGTCTCTCCTCGAATCTGGTGCGGACAGCCACAGTTTCAAGATCACTGATCAGGTTCGACACTCGGTCGGTGAGGATCGCTTTGATGCGCCCGATCCTCGCATGCAGGTCACCGGCCCCCCTGAGCAGCATCGATGCCCTGGTTGAGCTGCACGGCACCCCAGCCTTCACTGCCGCCTGCGTGTTGGTGCCACCCCCATACCGAGTTGCCACGTCGATCTTCTGTCGGTCCAACTGATGGAGGCGTTCCCGCAGCGACGCCAACTCGGCCAGGAGCTCTTCGCTGCTGCGGTCCAGGTCCCAGTCCCGAGAGAACGTGGCGGTCTGCTCCCGCAGGGTGTACTGACGTCCCCGGAGTTCGAACCGTTCGGCGAAAGCGTCAGATGACAGCTCGATGAGACGCTGTTGCACGTCGGCAAGCTCAGCCAACAGATCGTCCAAGCTCCTGTCGTCGTCTTCCATCACCCGCTCCTCACCTACCCAGCTGATAGTATCAAGTGCGATACCCGCATGCATGGATCAAGGTCGAAGCACGTCTTCATGAAGGTGGATACCGAAGAGCGGTATGACGCCTACAAACGCCGCCGGGGAGTCGAATCGCTCTTCCTTCTGATCAAAGATCCCGGCAAACAGGAGATGGCGAGAAGCCGTCAGGCGTTCGTCGAAGGGAAACCCGCGTCGGGTTTGTCACTGGATTCGTCCTGAATTGCCCGTGTCTGTTCCGATGACTGCTGATCGATCACATACTCGATGGTCGGCTGAAAGATCTGTTCGAGACTCCCGAGCGTCCTTCTGCCGGGAGGCCTCGGGTTGTACTTGTTGTAGACCCAACCCCGTTCCCCCGCCCAGCGGGAAACCCGATGCGCGGCATAGCCGACGACACTTAGCACAGCCAACACAACCCCGAGCACCACGAATCAGGTCATACGGTGGATTCTCTCACAGGGTTGGCAGTAGCTCGCTGTAGGTTCTTCCTCGCTACAAAAGCGGGGGTGTTTCTACGAACACCCCGTAGTGGAGAGTTAGCGGAAATCATTTCGCCTGATCAGAGGAAATGTTTTCGGAGGTGCTGATGGTCCTTGCACACTTCTTGGGTCAGGCTTGCACATTCGTTTGGGTGCAGATCGGCGGACCTGAATGCGGTTCACCGGGATGCGGGCACGGTGTAGCGTTGTGAAGGCAGTGACTGTTCTCGGACTTGTACTCTCGACGCCGGTTGCGGTTGAGGATCACCTCGACAAGATCATCAACGAGCGACGGTTGCACGAACCGGTCGTCGTCGCCGTCGTTGTCGTGAGTTTGTTGGTGCTGATCGGTGTGGTTGTCTGGTGGGCGCTGCGAATCGAAGGTAGACGACGTGACACCTCCAGACGTGGTACCTCCGGCGAACAGATCAAGAAGTCCCCAACGCCTGACCCAGACCGATGGTGGAACGCCGGATGAACCGGAAGGACGATCTCGTCTATGTGCCTGTCGGCCCTGACCGGTTCCGAGCACATCTCATCGCTGCTGCATGCAACGATGAGGGCTTGGCGGTCGAGCTACTCACTGCGGATGACGACGGCACGTTTCCGTGGTACGGGGTAACTCAGCCGTACCGGTTGCTCGTACACCGCAGCGACCTCGACAAGGCACAGACCCGTGATCGGTCACAACGCTCCCTGATAGCGTTCGGTCCTTACGTCTATTCCGCTAACAAAATGCCGTAATTTCGCTAACACCCCGTAGTGGAGCTGCCGGGATTCGAACCCGGGTCCTCACGGGTCTCAGCCCGCCCTCACCATCATCCTCACTCGCGGTGGAGGTAACCGTTGGCCTCGCGGCCTACCGGTCTTTGCCGGCTGTCAGTTCGTCTCTTCCGAACCGTCTGGCGGTCTTTCCCTGCCGTCAACCACGCTTCTGTTGCCAGGCTGCGCGGTCTGGCCCCGTCTCCCCTTGCGGGGTGCGATGTTCCTACAACTGCTTACGCAGCGTAGGCGAGTTCTGAATTGTCAGATCTCTCTTTGCCCCGTTTAACGAGTCTGAGCAACTCGGATGGTGGACATGGTGTCGACTCCGCAAGTCGATTCCATTCAGCCCCTCGGTTGTTCACCTACGATACCGCATACCTGAGGATTCAGGTTCCCCTTTCTGAGCGATGCCCGGTACCGTGTCATCGACATGCCCGAACTCGACAATCCGTTCGACGAACCCACCCGGCGGCCCCGCGGGCCGTGGGGATGGATCAGCATCGTCGCCCTGGTGATTGCCGTTGCGGCTCTTGCAGCCAACTTCGCCCTCTATCAAAGTCTACAAAAGACCAACGACGACGCTGCGGATCTCGAGAGCGGCATCGCCGGACTCCAGTCGCAGATGGCCACCCTGCAGAGCTCGCTCGCCAACACCGAGAATCGTCTCCAGGCGGTCGAGTCCTCGCCTGTCCCCACCCTGGACGTGGCACCCGTCGTTGCCCAGGACTTGCCGCAATTCCCTGGTGGAGGCCAGGACCCGGCGCAGGGACTCACTCTCGGCGAAGTCTCCGGTGTCTGGTATTCCGATGGCACCACCCACACGATCGACCCGGCGGATGGAACGCCTCGAGCCTGGCTGATCTGGGCCCACTGGTGCCCCTACTGCCAGAAGGAACTTCCGGTCGTAAAGGCTTGGTATGAAGCCCACGCTTCCGAGAACCCGCACATGGAGATCGTCAGCATCACCACCGCCATGGACGACACGGCCGCCAACCCACTGCTGCCATACCTGCAAGAACAGCAGTTCCCCTTCCCCGTGATTCTCGACGATTCCGGAGCGCTGAGCCGCCAGTTCGGCGTGTCGGCATTTCCGTTCTGGGTGTTCACAGCACCCGACGGCACCGTGCTGGGCCGCACCGCCGGCCTGCTCCCGGAAGACCAGATGCTCGCCATCTTCGAACAGCTCGAAACCATCGGCGCCGAGTCGTAGGGCCACGACCACACACCCGATCCTCCAGGTGCCCCACCCCCAACGACCTCGGCTCGTCCCTCACCGGGTCCACTTCCCCTCAGGGACAGAAGGTCAGGTCCGTCCCCGGTGCCGAGCCGCCCGGTCCATCTCCCGGCGCTGCTCCTTGTCCCTGATCGCCCTGCGCTTGTCGTAGTGGGCTCGCCCACGACCCAGGCCGAGTTCGAGCTTGGCGATACCGTCTTTGAAGTAGACACGCAGCGCCACGAGCGTCAGGCCCCGCTCGGCCACTTTGGCGGCGATCCGGGCAATCTCTCTGCGGTGCAGGAGCAACTTGCGATCACGATCAGGGTCGTGCCCGCCACCTCTGGCGAACGAGTACGGGGAGATATGACAGCCCACGAGCCATGCCTCTCCGTCCCTGAACTGAACATACGAGTCCTTGAGGTTCACGAGGCCCGCCCGCATGCTCTTGACCTCTGAACCCTTCAGGACGAGACCCGCCTCGATCGTCTCGGTGATGTCGTACTCGTGCCTCGCCTTGCGGTTGGTGGCGACGACTTTCACGGCAGGTATTTCATCGGGTCTACGGGAGTGCCGTTCTCTCTCGTTTCGAAGTGCAGGTGAGGACCGGTGCAGTACCCGGTGCAACCGACGTAGCCGATCACCTCTCCCAACTTCACGTCCTGCCCGTTCCTGACGATGATCTTGGATTGGTGCGCGTACAGCGTCGACAGGCCTCCACCGTGATCGATGACCGTCGCGTTGCCGTAGCCGCCGTACCTCTCAGCAAGGATCACGGTCCCGTAGCCGGCCGACCTGATCGGCGTTCCGTAGCCGGCAGCGATGTCGATGCCCGTGTGCAGTTTCTTGGTTCCGAAAATCGGGTGGATTCGCCAGCCGAACGGAGAAGTCACTCTGCCGTCCACGGGCCACCCGAGCGTCGACGGACGTTCACCGGAGGCCCGCTGGCGAGCGGCGATCTCGGCCTCCATCTTCTTCGACTCGCGCTCGAGCGCGGTCAGCTCGCCCTCGATGGTTCCGATGTCGCGCGTTACCTGGTCGAGCAGCTCCTGCTGGCGGTCCATCTCGGCTTGCGCCTCCGACCTGCGGATGTCGACCTCGACACGGTCGGCCTCCAACTCCACCCGGCGCTGATCCATCTCGGTGAGTGTCGCCTGTACGGCAGACTTGCGATCTTCCACGTCCGCCATCTGCCGCGCCTCGAGGCTCTGCAGACCCTCGAGGTCATGCATCAGCACCTCACTCGATGACACCACCTCCTGGGCGTAGCTCACGCCCAGTGCGGCCGTGGTCATGTCACCCGCGCCGAAAACGACTGCCCCGAGATCGGGAACGCCACCCATGTACATCTCGACTGCTCGGTCACGAATCAAGTCCAGGGTGTCGCGAATGCTCAACCGGGTACCGGTGAGCTGTAGCTCCAGATCGGCGAGTTCGGCCTGCACATCCGCCAGGTGTGCTTCCTCTTCGGCGATCGTCGCCTCCACTTCCCGCACCCTGGCTTCTGCGAGGTCCAGCTCGACCCGGACCGCGGTCAGACGCTCCTCGGCTGACGCCAGCTCATTCTGGATGGCGGTGCGCTCGCCCTTCTGGGCCGAGATCTTCTTGTTGAGGTCCGAGATCTGCTTCTCGATCTCGTCCAGTCGCTGTACCGGATCGTTCGTGGCGCCGGCGGGGATCGACAGGGCCGCCAGCGTCGCCACCAATATCACGACGATCAGCTTGCGCATGTCACACCTTCAAGAAACGGCGCACGCCGGTGGCGCTGCCCAGTACACCTGCGATCGCTCCAAACGCCAGAATCGCGATGCTCCACTTGATGAGGAAGTCGTTGCCGACCGATAGTCGGATCAGGAACGTGCTCGGAATGTGGCTGGAAACGAAACTCTGCGCCAGCCAGATCGTACCCACGGCGAGCGCGGCGCCGATCAGACCCTGGATCATGCCTTCGAGAAGGAACGGGATACGAATGAACCAGCTCGAAGCGCCGACGAGTCGCATGACCGCCACCTCCTCACGCCGAGCGTAGACGGCCATACGAATGGTATTCGCGATGAGTACGATCGACGCGACCCCGAGCAGGATGGCCAGGCCGATCCCCAGCCAGTTGAGCGCCTTGGTAACTGAAGACAGTTGGTCGAACCGATCCCCGGCAGTCACGACTTTGCGAACCGCGGGATTGTCGATCAGCCGAAACGTGATGTCCTTGTAGCTGTCGATGTTTACGAGCTTGATCCGGATCGATGGCGGCAGGATCGAAGGATCAACATCCTCGACAATGGCAGGCTGCTCAGCGAACATCTCCTTGAATTCCGCATAAGCACACTGCTTGTCGCAGAAGGACGTGTCTTTCACCTCGTCCCAACCTTGGATCTCCGACTGCAGGTCGATCTGGGCCTGGGCGGGAACGTCGTCTTTGAGGAACACGATCACGTGAACGCCCTGCTGCCACCGAGCCGTGTTCACCTTGACGAGCTCGCTGAGCACGAGAGCCCCGAACACCAGCGTGAGACTGATGAACACCGCGACAACGGCGGCAGTCATCACGAGCAGATTACGACGTAGGCTGGAAAACGCTTCTCGCACGAGGAACAGGAGCCTTCGCATCAGGAATCACCACCTCGGTTGATGCTCTCGTAGGTACCACGTGTCTCATCACGGATAATCTTG of Gammaproteobacteria bacterium contains these proteins:
- a CDS encoding S8 family serine peptidase; protein product: MTTGHKSELGRFSPRSSESFPPEIANSALREAVARVATGRPTGVGLSVSGNRILVDVQHSLDAAAMHASLRAVDAIVYREIGSGLVEAFVPATSVGVLEHMAGVQSVVLPPRAVPLSSPAISPSSAIALAASVVGEEVAKTRADVWHLGGYSGAGVKIGIIDFFDSAVWDPAQSAGEVPAPAGVACWSSGVACDIWTASPGSQHGTAVVEIVHEMAPGAGLYLATAATPGDYETVLDYFAAQGVKIVSHSLTWSYDGPGDGTGPAADVVAYAVSKGMTWISAAGNFAGGRYWHGPWADTNANGWLDFAPGDEVFEFYCGWSTGLRWSDWDAAIPTDYDIYIWDNSADVGNLSLAKASGTSSQTAGSAPLESFELTCVDSSDVDYLAVGLVDAGDGTTGDNLELAFSNGPIEYWSDPYSAAIPFGDAGSSGAVSVGAIDPPTGVIAGSYSSQGPTNDNRIKPDLSAASGVASYTYGTFNGTSASAPATAGAAALIVQAGLAGTPAQVTSYLVDNATVDRGTSGDDNIYGSGELVLPDPPNTAPVAVDDVVSTDEDTLLSGDVLAANPTTPDSDPDGDSLSASLGIDAGHGVVTVGSDGTFTYMPDADWNGSDSFTYTLSDGFLTDTATVSITVTAVDDPPVSRLWGLDRFATAASVASAIFPFPAQRVYLAYGLDFPDALAGGPAAALDGAPLLLTRSDVVPQVTA
- a CDS encoding redoxin domain-containing protein, which encodes MPELDNPFDEPTRRPRGPWGWISIVALVIAVAALAANFALYQSLQKTNDDAADLESGIAGLQSQMATLQSSLANTENRLQAVESSPVPTLDVAPVVAQDLPQFPGGGQDPAQGLTLGEVSGVWYSDGTTHTIDPADGTPRAWLIWAHWCPYCQKELPVVKAWYEAHASENPHMEIVSITTAMDDTAANPLLPYLQEQQFPFPVILDDSGALSRQFGVSAFPFWVFTAPDGTVLGRTAGLLPEDQMLAIFEQLETIGAES
- the smpB gene encoding SsrA-binding protein SmpB, which produces MPAVKVVATNRKARHEYDITETIEAGLVLKGSEVKSMRAGLVNLKDSYVQFRDGEAWLVGCHISPYSFARGGGHDPDRDRKLLLHRREIARIAAKVAERGLTLVALRVYFKDGIAKLELGLGRGRAHYDKRRAIRDKEQRREMDRAARHRGRT
- a CDS encoding peptidoglycan DD-metalloendopeptidase family protein is translated as MRKLIVVILVATLAALSIPAGATNDPVQRLDEIEKQISDLNKKISAQKGERTAIQNELASAEERLTAVRVELDLAEARVREVEATIAEEEAHLADVQAELADLELQLTGTRLSIRDTLDLIRDRAVEMYMGGVPDLGAVVFGAGDMTTAALGVSYAQEVVSSSEVLMHDLEGLQSLEARQMADVEDRKSAVQATLTEMDQRRVELEADRVEVDIRRSEAQAEMDRQQELLDQVTRDIGTIEGELTALERESKKMEAEIAARQRASGERPSTLGWPVDGRVTSPFGWRIHPIFGTKKLHTGIDIAAGYGTPIRSAGYGTVILAERYGGYGNATVIDHGGGLSTLYAHQSKIIVRNGQDVKLGEVIGYVGCTGYCTGPHLHFETRENGTPVDPMKYLP
- a CDS encoding FtsX-like permease family protein produces the protein MRRLLFLVREAFSSLRRNLLVMTAAVVAVFISLTLVFGALVLSELVKVNTARWQQGVHVIVFLKDDVPAQAQIDLQSEIQGWDEVKDTSFCDKQCAYAEFKEMFAEQPAIVEDVDPSILPPSIRIKLVNIDSYKDITFRLIDNPAVRKVVTAGDRFDQLSSVTKALNWLGIGLAILLGVASIVLIANTIRMAVYARREEVAVMRLVGASSWFIRIPFLLEGMIQGLIGAALAVGTIWLAQSFVSSHIPSTFLIRLSVGNDFLIKWSIAILAFGAIAGVLGSATGVRRFLKV